GCGCCTCCCCTGGCCGTGGCAAGAGGGCAGCAGATGAGTGGAGCCGCTGCGAGGCATTGGCTCTGTCCTCACCAACGTCATCATCCTTCTCATTGAGCGGGTTCAAGTACGGACGTTCACGCACGCCGCCTTCTGCTGCCAGCAGCAAGTATAACGCACGCAGCCGAATCCTCAGCAGCCCAATGACAGTTATCTGTGAGCGCGAGGGTGAGCTGGCTGAGAGCGAGTACGGAGACACTGCAGACAGCCAGACTCTCCCTGTGCTCCAGGACTCTTATGGCACTTTATCTGAAGAGAGCAGAAGTTAAAGAGCAGAGAGCGCCCCACAGACACGGTGGGCTGAACTCAATCATTGTAACCAGGTAGGGGGGGGCAGGAAGAGGAGCCAATAGAAGGCCCTCTTCAGACTCTGACACCTTCCCGAGCCCCACCCCCTCAGCGCCGCCTCTGAGGGAGTGGACATGTCGGGACCTGatgtgaggtcagaggtcacccCATCATGGACCAGGCTGAAATCGGTCTGAAGTGGAGAACTTGGTTCTACTGCAGCTTTTCAAGACTCCCGTGattttcattctctccttcgTTTGCTGACTCACCCTTTGTGTTAAAAGAATAGTGTTTCTTTTAAGCCTGGTGTTCttagtttgtttttcattgctcagttgctgttttatttacttttatccTGTCAGAGCTCATGTTGGCTCTCATAATATGCAGGAACCCTTTTGTGTCTTTGAAGGACATGGTGAGATGGCAAACTAAGGTGATTTGAAGGAATTGAAAAGTCACAAGGTGTTTGCTTAACTTTGCTGCTGTGGTGCTTCGTAGCTAGGCAGTTGGAAAGAGTGGAATGTAAACCTTCTCAgcctctgctgctcttctgTTGGCTCTGGAAAGTGTTCGAAGGCACCATGGCTCGCAAGTGTTGGCTTCAAACAGCCCATAAAGAGGAAAGAACGTGAGGACATGGTACAACGGACAGCTCCCACGGTACAACTTCAGCTATCGCCAGGGTTTTCGCTTTCTGCTCTTAGGTCAGCAGTTTAGTTTGCAGAGCTGGTGTGTTCAGTGGTCCATAGAAAGTGCAGAGGGCTCAGTGCTGCCACCTAGTGAACAGTGGTTGGGGCGTATAAAAGCTCAACCAAAACAGCAGattaactctttaaaaaaaggctcATAAAACCTCTATTAATTGAATTTTAGTTTGTTAGTTTTGCACTGTGCATaggtctttttctttgtttgtgtatgttttaaagATTGTTTTAATAAACAAGCGATGTCTTGACTTGTGTTTGGGAATTAAGTATGAATCTATAAATGTAAAGCCAGAAACAACATATGGAAAACAAAAAGCTTATTTTACTGTCTTTTAGTGGATCATGTTGGTTACCAAAGAGCTGAAAATTAAACTGTAGCTGGCTGTTAATCTGGACGTGGACACAATCTGAGAGCACAATTGCTTGTCTGTTATGTTTGCCGAGACCTAATAGAAACCTTCTATCTAGAGCTTAAACAATTTCTATAATGCTGTTTTCTGCTAAGTTTATCCGTTTGCAGTTTTATATTGTTCTGTATGTAAATACATAGAGAAATGAGTTTTAAGTAACATTTGACTTATTTTCAAAAGACTTTGTACATTTTTAGAGCCCTCTGTTTTGCTGGAAGGGAgtggtttccttttttttgtagattatttattttcacatagCAGGGCTACAGTCCAGCACAGCATCCTGGtcagagtcattgaaacaaggTGATGGAGGCAGGACGACGAAAGATCACATTTACTAAGCTGACCCCACCAggcgttttctttttttaaaaggtgcttCTTCAAAAATGCAATAATGTCAATATTTATGCTTAAGCCTTCTACTGCCCTTAATCTTGAGTAATGCAAATCCCACGCTGGTGCTCACAGCTGAGTAAATGTGGTCTCTTCAGAGTCATAAACCGAGGTGACAGGCGTGAGACTTCATAACCTCCTAACAGCCATAACACCCTGTGGTTTAATCACCTGTGACCAAAGTGTGTCTCCCAGCTCCAGCCATGATTGAGCACATGGGGGCCCGGGCTTATCTCATGACGAGAACGTCTCAATCCCAGTTTGTGAAGAGCAGACGGGAGGACAGACAAAGACGTGAAGTAATGGGAGTGGAGCTGAAAGGCAGGCTGCTAACGCtcttgtgtatgtctgtgtaatAAAACAAGGTGATATTTAAAGAGCCGGTCTCTGTgtcatttttctctgtgtgtgattcACGGCCATCTGCCTGCCCGGCACCCCAAATCACTGCCTCATTAGCGCCGTCGCCATGGCACCCACACTCGTCCATCATCTGGAAAACTCCGGAGGCCCTGTTTACCCCTCCTGCCCTCCCCCGCAGGGTCATCCATTATCTGTCCTTCTGGACATCCTAttaggacacacacactgaatcatAGGCTTGGGTCTTAATAGAGCTCTCCTCTGACAACTGTTGACGTATCCTGCATGACTTGCAGTTTGTTGCCCACATCTGTCTCTGATGGCACAAAATGACAACTCCCCTCTCAACATTCCCCACAGGTCCTTGATGTTGTTTATACTGCCATGGCACGTTCTgtggatgcttttcatttggTTAATTTATGCTTTCTCGTGTCCTCTCCCCTTTGTCCTCCGGTCATGACTCAAAAATCGATCTCCTTACGCCATTATCAGGGGTCTCCAAATcccttaaaggaccagtgtgtaagatgtagtggcatctagcggttATGTTGCCGATTGCAACTAACTGactccccctcccctttcaTGTAGGAGAAACAGTGGCCGCAAAACTTACGAAAAACGCAAAAGGTCGTCTCTatagccagtgtttggtttgtccatatAAAACGGCTCATTCTAAcgtaagaaaaacacaattcttattttcaggtgattatacacctgattaaaacatatttatgaatctTATACTTCCCTTTGTTCTGCTAGATatcactaaattctacacaatGCACCTTTATATGAAAAGCACCCACAGAGTATTTTCAATGAGGTCCCTCCACCTCTAACTCAGCAGAGTCACCTGCATGTCCTCTGATGCTGGCTGTGTCCATCTGGCTGTCAGACAGGAATCAATACAAACTCCTCCCAGCCATAATCACACTATTGACACTCCAATGCTTCCCTACCTCCTCTTTCATTCAGCTCATACCGTACAGTTTCCTTACAAGGCACCAACATATGAAATGACAAATTAAACATGGCAGAGAGTTGAGGAAGAATTGTTTCCCAGTGTTTTTGGCTTATGTCACAGGTTGTATTCAAAAGTTCTGTGCACATCAACTGAATAAAGATGTTCCCTTCTCAGGTTTTCATTGTtaggaaaaaacatttttttttcttatttcccaTTTTATGCATCAACTAGTGATCCTGCAGGATTATCATTCCCTAATTTGGGATTCCCAGGTTGGGAACTACTTGGGCCTAATGCATCCATATTCCTTATTTGCCTCTGCTATGTAACTTAAAAGATGCAGACCAGGAAATATTCACTGTCGCTCTTATACATCAAGTCTTTGCAAGTACATTCTGTATAATCTTAACagtgtattttaaaatacatcGAAAACAAATGACTTCCTGGATGTGATGAAGTAAATATAGCATCCTTCTTTGGAAAATAGTTGCCAGAAATGTAAGTATCACACTTGTGCAAACAACACAATCACTCCCACATCTACTGTCACCTCCAGTTTGAGGGAGTCTCCAGTCTGCTGTGATGTGCAATTATATAGGATGTGGGAGGAAACTGGATTAAAACTATCTGTAAAAAGTGCATTACAATGTGTCACTGCATAATTTTCATTAATTTCTTCCACTTTATCTCAGTCACAAGAAAATGAGTTTTGTCATGGGAGTATTTTTACACTCCGCCCTCTACATCAACTCAAGGTCTCCAGCAGGCTTGATGGTGAAGAATAAAGCTAAAATACGAGACCGCTCTTTGGAATAAAACCATGAGCCTCGTTATGCATTTCCTGTCTGCAGCAATGTTTCATCCCGCTGAACACGAGCCAATGACATCGATCTGACTAGTGAACAACACACTAATaaggagagtgtgtgtatgtgtgtgtgtgtaaaaaaagatGTAATTTCTGCTGAGTGTCTGAACATGATATTGCGAACAAATCTgccacaaataaaatgaatgactcAGCAGACATCTACCTGACAGCAGTGAGGAGAGTGGGTGAGGAGAAGGTGAACGAGGATATAAGGGTGAAATGAACTGTGGCAGGAATTTCAACCGGTTGATAAAAGGTCACGATCGAAGGACAGTCGGATCAAAAATTAACCACTGCAGTTGAGACAACTCACAATGAAGCTTTCTGTGGAAACTTCAAACACTAAATAATCCTTCACATAAAGgagaaaactaaaatataattaCATAGTGAAGATGGAGgcaattatcaaaataatcaatcatttcaaaatgagttatatttattattgatgaGATAATGTTACATTGTTAAATATCAGTCATGGGCAATGTATCCCATGAATCATAAATGAGTGCAGTGCTTATgtcattattctttttttccaaataGCATGTAGTTTCCCTTCTTTAAAATTTCTAGTACATCATgagctttaaaaatgaatatgagTTCATGTATAAAAGGATGTCAAGTCAGATTAAAAAAGGCTTAACATGTATGACAACTCATAAGTGTGAATCTTTGCCAACTTCTAACACCAGCCAAGCGACAAAAATGTTGATAGGTTTGATTTTGAACCACACAGACAGGTAACTGCACACCTAATTAATTCATCAAGAGGATGTTTATTGCAAATGACACGTCAGTGATGAAGCGATGACAGTTCCTGATCTGCTATGAGTCAGACATTCATCATCATGGGTGACGGTAAGCAACTTCTGAGATCAGATAAACTGAGATTTACCAACATTTTGTCAGGCAGGCGCGACAGAGTCACCTTTGAAACGCCACCGCTGACTGACAGGAGAGACGCCTGCACTCAAACTTTGCAACTGACCTACAAAATTAAAGGATAGAtttgaaaaaatattaacagtcaggtgcccaaatgaacactgaatcacgtttttattgctgtaatcatccctcctgttcatactggccatttaGACATCCCTTTATAATGTAAATGATGGGCAACAAAATCCACAAACCCATCAgtgcattaaaacaaaaatattcaaaGCTATTATGAAActtccaaattagtcaaatcaagagAATATCTttcataattagtctttttagtactaaattcctttttttatgaTGATCCCGCCACTGCAGCTGCACAAAAGATTTCTTACTAAAAGAATGTAAAAAACTTAATTTGAATatctcagactgctgaagccatGTTATCTTATAATAAACTATTAAATCCATTTCTGCTCACATAAATTTTGTTCCCCATTACTTACATTCAAAGATcattatgaagggattttcTAATAGTCAGTATTAACAGAAGGAAAACAGGGTGAAATACTTCTTCAATGTTCATCggagcacctgactgttgttgtaaaacaaactttttaaaaaaagcgaacctatcctttaaagcATAgatccacatttttaaaaatgaattcataaaaaaataacagtatGCCtgttgctgtaatcattcctcttgttcatactggaGCAAAGAGATCCCTTCTGATATGGTTTCAATGtaagaggtggtggtggtggtggtggtcatcAATACTGCCCTTACTtcaagaaagaagtaagggttTTTAGTTACTGTTCAATAGATGTTAAACATGAGCTAAAATCAGGTGGAGATTCTTATAgtaaaattatttatattatagcaTTTTGTGtacaaaatgacacatttgtgtttttacggacagtgtttccttcctgagctgcagtggaggaatACTGACACCAAAGAGGGAATTTATAAGATTGTCTCTTGATTAGACAAAGTTGAACAGTTGAAGACTTTTCAAagtatttttgcacaaaatgtggactctggattttgtcctccaatCACAGTGCTTTTAATGTTCATGTAGGTATTGTGGAATTATTACTGAATGTGAATCTATCCTTTATTTTTTCACTCTTCAGTCTTTTCACATTAAGGGTAAGGTGTAAACAAACTACTCAAGTATTGTAAGTATTCTTTAAACTTTAAGAATTACAGAATACATAGTAATAAGCTACATGTGCAAACAATAGCTGCAATTTTAGTGTATTTGCAAGAAGTCATTCATTAAGAAGGGAAGAGGCACTTGTGGTTTTAGACCTAAGAAGATGCATCATAAGGGAGAAATGTTTTCTCACTACttagctccacctgctggaatTATTGCCCCACTGTGGCCTCTTGCTTTATTCAGCAAATGATGTAGCCTGTTATCTAAACTGTGAATGACTTCAGTAACTTTTAATAAGTATTCAagacacagaataaaaaaaaatattttaagatgTCTTAGTATGCCTCATGTAATAACAACGATTGTAATGTGACACTGAATCTGATATGAATGTTttcttaaatgtgacttttttccctttttgtggTGGGCAGGGTGTTGCGTGACCACTGAACTCTCTacttttgttcttcttccttcttgAGGATCCAGACCTCGTTCGTGCGGTTGGTCAGCTTGAAGGGGCTGTCATAGCCAGCTGTGTAAAACGGCTGATCCACAAATGGGACGCCGTCCCTCTGCAGACTCTCTATAAGTTTCTTGAGCTCCTCACGCTTCGCCTTCTCCTTGGCGAAACCCCCGTATGTCCTAGAAGAAGAGataagaggggaaaaaagtgaaatattgtgTTATTAGGGATATGAGTTAGGCACTGAGGTCTTTTTTGTAATATTACTCCTGTTATGTAATTGGActtggaagagaaaaaaaaacaggttgattttgacatttttacaagTTACTAGCTAGAAATAAATCTACCTAATCACATTAATGCCTCAGTTGTACCCTACCTGACATAAACTGTCATCTCCTTCCTGTGCTCCACAAACACATCTGAGTCGCTCGGCTCTGGTGGATTTTCCTGATGCTCCTCTGGGATGTAGAAGGATATAGTGAACTTAGATTCACATGCAGGACCGGCTCCAGGTTCCACACGACACGTCACAGGGGCCGTCATTTCTACTTTGGCCTCTGAGGAAGCAGCAGGCATGAAAAATGATCAGTTTGACATGTAATCAGCATTTATAAGATGCACAGATATTGAATTAACCAAACAAACGCTCAATTGCCAGCTGGTAGATCAAAACTTCAGTACATAATAACTGAACAGATGGCGGACATATAATCTCAATGTGTGGAGATATGTGGAGGATTAAACACCACGTTTAAAGGCCATGCTCTTCTTATACTACACATCTCAGTAGTCAACGTCTCAGACAATATGTATTCTCATAAATATTGCTTGTGTAAACTGCTGAGTAAGACAAAAGACAGAGGCGCTGTTACAAACTGCTGAGCAAGAACAAAAGTGCagtttttcttttgcatttaTTCATAGACTCCCTTGTCTTGTCGAACCTAAAGTCAGCCATAACTTAACTCTAACATTTGAACATTATTTACTTCGCTGATCGTGTTTCATCAAGTTTAATGTCATCTTGTCAAGGTTTATAGTTTGCTTccagcaacaacaaaacaaccaacACATCCTAAAGCCTATAAAATACACCACGCTCTGACACAACCAATATTATAAGCtacaaaaaaagttttcattttagaaactcactgtttttatttttgccttGAATGTAGTTGAACAGCTTGCCGAAGCACGTTCTCACGGTTGCGTCCCACTGCATCCCACTCATAGAGGTGCTCATCCACTTAGTGGCATGATAGGTGCGGATCTCATAGTCTTGTGcctgcaaaaaacacacatagtcACACTTGGCCTGCAACTATTTAACAAGTTCATTCTATAAGATGACCTGATGAGCAGTTTCAGCTGCAGACATTCTTACTATGTCACAACtatgtttttatttcccttACAAAAAAAGATGATTCTACAGGATTTAGAGAacaactgaaacaattagtAAATTAATTGGTAcgaaaatagaaatagaaaatatcatgaaaataaaactatgtTGTATTGGACAGCTGGTTAGACAAAACAAGTGATTATCTTGGGCTTTAGGAAAAAGTAATTGCAATtctcactgttttctgacagtTACTGGactgaatgataaaaatgtaggaaataattggcagattaattgataacgATAATTATCAGCTGATGTGATTAGGTATGATAATTagtatgtattattttattgaaaatcAGTATTACAGTCATTATGTGTATGCAAATactgaaatgacaataaaatatgaCACTCTACTGTTTGCATGGGTCATGGTCAAGGTCAATTTTATTATCTCCGAGGGGTAATTGCAAATATGTAATCACATATAACACACAATAATAATGGGTTACATACTCAGATAGCCATAACCTAAGGTAGTGACCCCCTAATATTAAATAGTCAATAGCATTAATAGTTATATGTTTTGAGAGGAAGCCCTGTCCATGTCCTGTGTCAAACAGTATAAAACCTAAAGTTAAATCGTAAGATGTTCAATTCATTTAGTTTGTCACATTTGGGAAGGTGGGAAAATTTGAAATCTTGCATTTATAAATAGTTTTTGTtcatcaactaattgattagttacctaattacacaacatttgaGAAAAATTAAGTGAAAGgtgactttgtttgtttttctgtctaacACAGAGTCCAAAATCAAACATAAATTTACAGTTCAATAAAACAGAGAACAGCAGCACTCTCCTTGAACCTAAttatcatttctttttcttaacaactactacttcttcttctcagcATTAGTTAACTCACAGCAATCACTCCTCTAGTCatatgacagtgtgacaaaCAGACCAATTAAAATCCGGCCAAAGGTCTGAGGTCTTGTTAGGCTACtgggttttctttttatatagGGTATCATATCTATAAAACGTTTACCTTTGTCTCCCCTTCCGTGAACTTGGGAGTCTGTAACCCACTGGAGAACATAGCTTTCAacatgactgctgctgctgctcaactGTGTGCTCTATTCAAGTTAGTCAATGAAGCTCTCCAACGCCTGTAACGAATGAGAAGTAGAGTTAGACAGTATAAAACTTCACACCGCGGTGGAACTGTAGAGTTTAGTTATGTATCTAATAACAACTGTGGAAAGACACCAATTTGATTATTTACATCATGCAAACACATGACGTCATTCTCCACCATCTATAATTTAACCCTTTGACgtgtttttaattaacaacaacttgtaaaatgattaaatgaagagagacaaacacagtaCCTGTGCGCGTGCAGCTTGTCGTTATCAGGGTGTAGTAGGTGCGAGAACATTTGTTTTCATaaccttcacttcctgttatatAAACCcagagctctgattggctgagggaCTATggacttcaaaataagagtccttatctttaatgtaaataaagGCAGAATAATTCAACTTTGTCCTCCGTTTAATTTTAGATGTGGTGTGTTTGAGTTCAGCTCCCAACACACACTGTGCGTGCAGGAAATTCAACAAATGTAAATGatacaacaaaacagaaaagcacACTAATGTTTGCTTAGTTTAAACATTgctttaaagacaaaataatgaaaatataaagcAGCTGTTGAACGTTTTAAAAGACTTCAGTTGAAACATCAGACTAAAAAGTGACTGATTTAAGTAGAGAGATATCATACTGAgatatttattcatgtgtttgttttattaggaAAATCTATTTATTGGCATTTCCAGTTTTAATATGTACAAATCATATATTGAATTATTTTACACAGTGAGTCCCCCAACTCCCGCCCTCCCCAACACCCACTCACAGATCCTCTGGatgaaaaataatttagaaaaatgataaattacaCACAGGTGAATCAAAAAtacagaggagaaagaggaaaacagtAACAAAGACATTAATTATCACACTGTTGAATAATTttggaaaacaaaagaaacaaacttaATCGTGtacttttatacacacacaagtacaaCAAAACAAGCTGGGCCTTTCCAGATTCTGGTCAAAATGCATCCCAGTTTATTACATTAGATTATCAAAGGACATCAGAAAAGGCATCCAGACTTTCTTGAACTTAACCCTAAAGTGATTTTATCTTCACGAATTTAAGATCAAACATGACATCCCTGATCCATCTGACATCACATGGAAGTTTTGAGCTCCTCCAATTTAAGACTTTTAGACATCAGGCCAATTATGTAGCAAAGGCCACAACATTATACATGCTTAATGATGGCCAGCCACATTTTTCAGGTCTCAAACCAAATATAGCATTTTAAAGGACATAGGCCCAAATGGCAAAATGAACTTAGAGAAGGGCATGTCCAAAGCATGTGTATTAAGGTAGCTGACACCTGTTTGCACCAGTCACAAGTGGTATTGATGAAAGGTGTTGACATATTATTTTCCTTATTATTTTTAGTGTATcctcatcatcaacatcaattAAATTTCACCGGGCAGTCGAGAGTAATTGTTGGGAAGCACATTTCCCATTTATTTACTACATAGTATTTACATCAGAGATTGATAGCCAactttacaagaaaaaaataactaatttgCAGTATTTAAGAAACACACAGTCCAGGCGATATGAGGCACAATACAAAGAGATGGGGGGGTAGAAACACCCTAAAACCAAACAGGACACCTTCAAAAATCTTGACACACAAACTCAATGACAGatcacacatgaacacagaaAAAGCTGCTACATCTGTAACTGATATGAATGTTGAAATTATCTCTCAGTTTTCATGATTAATGTGTACGTGGTGTTGTTTTGGGGGTCAAGCTAAAGATTTGCAGGAGCGGCAACAAGGAGCTTGTAGTTGTAAGAGACTGGGTAAACAGATCCTCGTTACTACGGCAATGACAGGAAGAGCAGTCGTGCTTAAAGCAGGTGTAGAGTGAGGTGAACAGAACTGTTTTCAGATATAGATGCTTAGTTTAGCATTTGTAGCTCAATCTAGCTTTATTCAATTTGCAGATGCTTCTCTCTTGTCATCGCTAATGTGACATTTatataaagacacacactcacacacaagcatagCATGTATGGAAACAGTAAAATTTCATCTACAGGGACATGCATTTTAATGTAGAGACAATGGCTGCAGCTTTTGTCTCTATATTATCCTGTGAGGGGacttatttgttttcattacaaTTCATGGAGTCAAGGGCAGTGGAAAAGGCAGAGACAAAGTGGTTTGTCAAATGTCTTTTGTTTACAAGGAAACCAGATATCACCGCTAGAAACAGCAGAGAACTCCAGTTACAACCTGGTTATCTTTTCTCTTCAGAAACATATCATGGAGGGTTTGTGGAGGGCCTTAAAAATGGTTATGAAGCAGTTTATTAATTGATATTAACTGGACAATAAAAGCAGGGATTAAAAATTCATAATAAGCTGTTAAGTCTTTTTAATAATCCCTGAAATATCAAATAATGAACTGCACTGTAACAATTTCTAAGGCTAAGTCTCCTCCATAAATTAGTGCATTCTGTGTACAGGTAGTAGCCAGCAGAGCTTCAAGCCTTTCATGGCTGGTAATTCTGGTGGATGAAGGACAGCACATCATCTTTGGACAGTTTCTCCGGGTCCATCCGTGTCTGAGAATCATGAACGATGACTCCTTCCACCCAGGCCCAAAATAGACGCTCTGAGTGGCAGACACTGAGGgcaaagacaaagagaggatACTACTCATTCATAAGAACAAGGTTACCACCATTTTCTAATATAAAAAACACCAAATTCCCCACGATAGAGCTGAcaatttcaaatacaaaatgtcaaattcaaGAAATACACAGGAAGAGGATGATACATACTGGAAGGGGGAAGCAGAGTTGGGTGGCATATCATAAGTTGATTCCTTGGTTGTCTTATTATAGAAGAACTTCATCTTGGAGTTTTTACTGTACGCCATTGTCCACGGCTCTAAGAGATGCATTTAAATCGATTTAACTTGGAACAGCAAAGCAAGATTAATTTGCCATTGTCTGACACTAatttgcagcacacacacaaacacacacacatacacaccattGACAGTCTTAACGATGTAGAGGCCTGTCGGAAGGAAGTGTCGGTCATCTCTGCCGGTGTAGGACAGACGTGGGACACCTCCTGAACTCTTTGTTACCTTCATCTCTAGTCTGAATGAGCAAAAGACGAAAAAACATCAATGGTAGAAAATCTTTATCACTTAGAAAATCCCTTCATGTTGACTACTTGTTATCTTGTCATACCTGACAAAGATTTTCTCCATTTCCTCCAACCTGTAAAcctccttcactctgtttaGGAAAAGAAAGTTATTAGGAGCATTTCTAACAAGAGTTCCTTCACACGTCTGCCTGGATTTCtataacttttgttttttaaatcacaaatgCTATACCAGTGTTTTTCAGCACCTAGAGGAGTGTCAGAAAAGTTGGATTCTGATGTCATATTGACTTTGTAAACATGTATGATTTACATAATCAGAAAAGGTGTCACTTGGTTTTACTCCCTTCTCATGAATGACAAAGTGGATTTTGACttgttaaaatgaaatcaaatgaataCCTGATGGGGTTCATGTCAGGTCTGCTGGGTTTGGCCACAGCTTTCACAAACTTCTCAGCCATCTGGATCCTGGACAgacaataggcctcatttactTAAATACACTAAACTACTGTCTGGACTGATATGTGACATATGATGTGTGATATTAGTATGAGTATGATGATGGAAATGTTTAGTGCAGGGTTAGAGGCAACATTGTTGTACCTTTGGTTGAAGTGCTGATCTCTTACATCAGTGCCATTCAGTATTAACACATCCATAACATGAACAGCATTGATTCTACGCTGAGCTTTGCCCTGTGGACCAAACATGTATATAAGCAGCAAATTAGATGTCTGTTCAGGTACATTGTAACAAAATCCAGGTTACTGTTAGCTCTAATTTTTACAATCATGTTTTGAAGGAAAGAATAAGGATGGCCAAGTTCTTGATTATCACAATTTGTGACAAATAATGAGATGATTGTTGAAGCAAGAACAGAAACTGAGGCAatgataaatagtttgaaatactGGCACCCATATTCCGTCTGTTTTAGATCTTCAAACTCCCCAATCCCTCCTCTCACCTCGCCCTTCAGCTCTTGGACGATCTCCACGCTTAGAAGTGTATCTCTTGGCAGCTCTAGCTTGAAATTCTCCAGTTTCCTCCAGCGCAAAGGCATCTTTCCATCCCATGTGTATATCTGGGACTTCTATATGAGTCAGTGGATAACAGGGAAAACAGATAAGACAATGAAATCAATGTCAAATGCAGGTTATCACGCACAGAAACAGCCTCTCTGACAGTCAGGTTAGCCTCTCTATCAGGTATTTTAATCTTTTCCAGAAGAGACACATAGCCAGAATATCAGGAAAACCAT
This genomic interval from Scomber japonicus isolate fScoJap1 chromosome 17, fScoJap1.pri, whole genome shotgun sequence contains the following:
- the hebp2 gene encoding heme-binding protein 2, whose product is MLKAMFSSGLQTPKFTEGETKAQDYEIRTYHATKWMSTSMSGMQWDATVRTCFGKLFNYIQGKNKNKAKVEMTAPVTCRVEPGAGPACESKFTISFYIPEEHQENPPEPSDSDVFVEHRKEMTVYVRTYGGFAKEKAKREELKKLIESLQRDGVPFVDQPFYTAGYDSPFKLTNRTNEVWILKKEEEQK